One Bombus vancouverensis nearcticus chromosome 7, iyBomVanc1_principal, whole genome shotgun sequence DNA window includes the following coding sequences:
- the mgr gene encoding prefoldin subunit mgr encodes MEDGENKADVGLDKEKKSYAGIPEAEFVDDVDAFMARPENESADKVLQMLDENHGKYKFMEYNLFNKRRRLKAQIPDLERSLEMIKKLQQEKNKSKELETQFLLSEQVYAKAVIPPTDKVCLWLGANVMLEYTLDDAQEMLTKNIEAAKRNLGYVEHDLDFVRDQFTTTEVNMARIYNWEVKRRQAAKPT; translated from the exons ATGGAAGACGGTGAAAATAAAGCGGACGTTGGGCTGGATAAAGAGAAAAAGTCGTACGCAGGAATACCGGAGGCCGAATTTGTA GACGATGTCGACGCTTTTATGGCAAGACCTGAAAATGAATCAGCAGACAAAGTACTGCAGATGTTGGACGAGAACCAtgggaaatataaatttatggaATATAATTTATTCAATAAAAGAAGACGTCTGAAAGCTCAGATTCCAGATCTAGAGCGATCATtagaaatgattaaaaaattgcAGCAAGAGAAGAACAAGAGCAAAGAATTAGAGACacaatttttattatcggaaCAAGTTTATGCAAAGGCTGTTATTCCTCCTACTGATAAAGTGTGCTTGTGGTTAGGAGCTAATGTTATGTTAGAATATACTTTAGATGATGCTCAAGAGATGTTAACAAAAAATATTGAAGCAGCAAAGAGAAATCTAGGTTATGTTGAACATGATTTGGATTTTGTAAGAGATCAATTTACTACAACAGAAGTTAATATGGCACGTATTTATAATTGGGAAGTAAAACGCAGGCAAGCTGCTAAACCAACATGA
- the LOC117157188 gene encoding c-Myc-binding protein isoform X1, with protein sequence MSNFKPPDSKREEFRKYLERAGVMDALTKVLVSLYEEPEKPDDALEYIRQNLGGITEVDIEVQTLKKELEEAKAKITELKAKLVKYEADEGAE encoded by the exons ATGTCGAATTTCAAG ccACCTGATTCTAAAAGAGAGGAATTCAGAAAATATCTGGAAAGAGCAGGCGTTATGGATGCTCTTACAAAGGTGCTTGTGTCTTTATACGAAGAACCAGAAAAACCTGATGATGCTTTAGA ATACATTCGTCAAAATTTAGGAGGTATCACGGAAGTTGACATTGAAGTACAAACATTAAAGAAAGAACTGGAAGAAGCTAAAGCCAAGATCACAGAGTTAAAGGCAAAATTGGTGAAATACGAAGCAGACGAAGGAGCAGAATAA
- the LOC117157181 gene encoding uncharacterized protein LOC117157181 produces the protein MGTDDLLLYFAIAAGIVGGALLLLFVLVFVLFVKVNRLSKDGFNHPNRQNMIADYCYTNPTIVPGELLSRRGFSMYSGSENIDDDYRMKRDQSGTYLEARSKF, from the exons atG GGAACCGATGACTTGTTGCTGTATTTTGCTATAGCAGCCGGTATTGTTGGTGGTGCTCTGTTGCTGCTCTTCGTTTTAGTGTTCGTACTGTTTGTCAAAGTGAATCGATTATCGAAAGATGG GTTCAATCATCCGAACAGACAGAACATGATAGCGGACTATTGTTACACGAATCCTACAATTGTGCCAGGAGAATTGCTATCGCGTCGAGGATTTTCGATGTATAGCGGTTCCGAAAACATTGACGATGATTACAGAATGAAGAGGGATCAATCTGGCACTTATCTCGAGGCACGGTCAAAATTTTGA
- the LOC117157188 gene encoding c-Myc-binding protein isoform X2, with the protein MPPDSKREEFRKYLERAGVMDALTKVLVSLYEEPEKPDDALEYIRQNLGGITEVDIEVQTLKKELEEAKAKITELKAKLVKYEADEGAE; encoded by the exons ATG ccACCTGATTCTAAAAGAGAGGAATTCAGAAAATATCTGGAAAGAGCAGGCGTTATGGATGCTCTTACAAAGGTGCTTGTGTCTTTATACGAAGAACCAGAAAAACCTGATGATGCTTTAGA ATACATTCGTCAAAATTTAGGAGGTATCACGGAAGTTGACATTGAAGTACAAACATTAAAGAAAGAACTGGAAGAAGCTAAAGCCAAGATCACAGAGTTAAAGGCAAAATTGGTGAAATACGAAGCAGACGAAGGAGCAGAATAA
- the LOC117157142 gene encoding transmembrane protein 267: MFLGKRETFSRVVLTGAIGICSFIGDQGLKHGKTAATRAIFDNVTHAIVGGLTWAVILNLSKKSLAQNFSSIFWSFCLSSFIDVDHFIAACSWKLSDATHLEKRPFFHCTTLPITIWIMLSFYASVFNYPKLGYYSWIILASFLSHHIRDGTRRGLWFCPIGSTQPIPYYLYLSMSMMLPHMLQWLMVSSVHESKSLDNETLIDIV, translated from the exons ATGTTTCTTGGAAAAAGAGAAACTTTTTCACGGGTAGTGCTGACTGGTGCTATAGGTATCTGTTCGTTCATTGGTGATCAAGGTTTAAAACATGGAAAGACTGCTGCAACACGCGCGATTTTTGACAATGTCACTCACGCAATTGTCGGTGGGCTTACTTGGGCAGTTATCTTAAATTTGTCAAAGAAGTCTCTTGCCCAAAATTTTTCGAGTATTTTCTGGAGCTTCTGTTTGTCGTCTTTTATTGATGTAGATCATTTTATCGCAGCATGCAGTTGGAAGTTAAGT GATGCTACACATTTAGAAAAACGACCATTCTTTCATTGCACCACTCTACCTATAACGATATGGATCATGCTAAGCTTCTACGCAAGtgtatttaattatccaaaGCTCGGCTACTATTCATGGATAATATTGGCAAGTTTTTTAAGTCATCATATAAGAGATGGTACGAGAAGAGGCTTATGGTTTTGTCCTATTGGTTCTACGCAACCCATTCCATATTATCTATACTTAAGTATGAGTATGATGCTTCCTCATATGCTGCAATGGTTAATGGTATCATCTGTGCATGAATCTAAGTCTCTGGATAATGAAACATTAATTGATATTGTATAG